GATTGGTTCCTATCGCAACACGGCGGAACCACTCTTCTATGACCTGACTCGACACAGACGACAGATCGACAGCGCGGAGGCTTTGTCCACGATCAAGGTACGGGGAATGACGCCCTGTCCGCATAAAGTGAGCCTGTGGCGAGATTGGCATGGAACGAGATTCAGGCGCGCGCTGCGGCCTTTGCCGAAGAGTGGTCCGGCGAGACGTATGAGAAGGGCGAAAGCCAGTCGTTCTGGGCGGCTTTCCTCGAAGTCTTCGGCATCAACAGACGCCGCGCCGGCGGCTACTTCGAGTACGCCGTCAAGCTCGACGGAGGGCGTCGAGGCTTCATCGACATGTTCCTCCCGGGCCGCCTGCTCGCGGAGCAGAAGTCGGCCGGCCGTGACCTGAACGTCGCGCGTGGCCAAGCGTTCGAATACCTCGATGGGCTCGACGACCACGACCTTCCGCAGGCAGTGGTGCTGTCCGATTTCGCATCGTTCCAGCACATTGACCTCGATACGCGAGTTGTCACCGAGTTCGCACTGCAGGATCTCCCCAAGCATGTGCGTCTTTTCGGCCCCCTCATCGAGCAGCAGAGCATCAAGGCCGAGGAAGCTTCGCCGGTCAACCGGCAGGCCGCGGAGCGAATGGCCGAACTCCACAACGCACTCGAGACTGCCGGCTATGTCGGCCACAAGCTTGAGCTGTTTCTCGTGCGGCTGGTGTTTTGTCTCTTCTCTGAGGACGCCGGCATCTTCGAGCCGAAGCAGTTCCGCGACTACGTGCGCCACAGAACCTCTGAGGACGGCACCGACGTTGGCCCGCGGCTATCGAAGTTGTTCGAAGTGCTGAACACGCCAGAGGATCAACGCTCGAAGAACATTGACGAAGACCTGGCGCGCTTTCCGTACGTGAACGGCGGACTCTTCGCGGAGGTGACCGCAGCGCCGGACTTCGACGCAAACATGCGCTTCGCACTGTTACTCGCCTCCCAGCCGGACTGGCGCAAGGTCTCCCCCGCAATCTTCGGCGCCATGTTCCAAGGGGTCATGGATGGCGACGCGCGCCACGAGCTTGGTGCGCACTACACCAGCGAGGAGAACATCCTCCGCGTCATCAAGCCGCTATTCCTGGATGACCTCTACACGGAGTTCGAACAAGCTCGCCGATCACAGCAAAGCGCTGCCCGCCTGGCCGCGTTCCACGACAAGATCGCTGAACTCAACTTCCTGGACCCGGCGTGCGGCTCCGGAAACTTTCTGATCGTCGCCTACCGCGAGCTGCGACGCCTCGAGATGAAGGTCCTGGAGGCAAAGGCGAAGCACTCAACGATGGTGTTCCTCGCGACGGATTTCCGAGTGCGGGTCGAGCAGTTCTACGGCATCGAGATCGATGAGTTCCCGGCGCAGATTGCCCGCACGGCGATGTGGCTCACGGATCACCAAATGAACACTGAGGCGGCCCAGAAGATCGGCCACGACTACTCCAGGCTGCCGCTCACCGAGGGTGCTCACATCGTCAACGCGAATGCGCTGACCACTGAGTGGTCGAGCGTCATCGACGCTCACGAGCTCGACTTCATCTTCGGCAACCCGCCTTTCCTGGGTTCTCGGACCATGGACAGGGGCCAGAAAGCAGAGTTGAAGGCTGTGGCAAACGGGTACCCGCAGTCAGGGTTCCTCGATTTCGTCACAGGTTGGTACATCCTGGCCGACCGGATGATGGAAGCAAACCCTGCGATTCAGACCGCGTTCGTGTCAACGAACTCGATCAGTCAGGGCGAGCAGCCCGGCATCCTGTGGCCGCGGCTGTACCAGCGTGGCAACCACATCACCTTCGCCCACCGCACCTTCCGGTGGACGAACGCAGCTCGAGGCGTCGCCGCGGTGCATTGCGTGATCGTCGGGTTCGCGAGAACCAAGCGGGAGCCGGCTCAGCTGTTCGACTACCCCGATATTGCTGGCGAACCGGTCCTCGATCTTGTCCAGTCGATCAGTCCCTACTTGATCGCCGGTGGCGAGTTCGTGGTGTCCAACCGTCAAGAGCAGATCAGCGGAGCTCCACGGATGGCCTTCGGGAATATGCCCGCTGACGGCGGCCACTTGCTGCTGTTGCCGCACGAGCGCGACGAGCTCCTGGCAGCCGAACCCGACGCCGCGAAATGGATTCTGCCGTACATCGGCGCGAAAGAGTTCCTGCAAGGCAACGAACGATTCACGCTCTGGCTGAAAGGAATCTCTCCGGCGCAACTGAGGGCGATGCCCCTGGTCGCCGCGCGCATCGCAGCAACACGCGAGGTCCGGTCCGCATCAGCCAGACCGGGCCTTGCCGACACCCCGCACCTGTTCGCCCAGATCACCCAGTCGCCCCACACCACAGTGCTGGCGATCCCGCGAGTGTCGTCGGAACGCAGGCCGTATGTGCCGATGCAGTTCTTCGGGCCCGGGAACGTCATCGCCGATTCGTGCCTCGCGATCGAAGGCGCGACTGAAGACGTCTTTGCTCTGCTGACGAGCGCTATGCACAACGACTGGCTTCGCACCGTTGGCGGTCGACTCGAGAGTCGGCTGCGGTACTCGAAAGACGTCGTCTACAACAACTTCGTACTGCCACCGATCTCAGACGCCGAGAGAGCACACTTAGCTGAGCTTGGTCGAGCTGTGCTTGGCGCTCGGGCGTTGTACCCGGATTCGACACTCGCTGATCTCTACGATCCCGTCGTCATGCCCATCGAGCTGCGCACCGCGCACACCGCGATCGACGCCTACGTAGATCGTCTCTATCGAACAGAAGGCTTCGGCTCGGCCGACGAGCGAGTTGCTCATCTGCTAGAGCTCGTGCAAGAGAAGGAAGCACGAACGGCGAAGTCGGGACTGACGTCACCTGTCGGTGGAGCCGCTGACTAAAGCGACTGAAGTGCCCGGTACCACGTGGCTCGACTGATCTGGAGCATCTCCGCAGTTTCCACTCGGTGTGGTCTCCGATCGCTGCGAGCTTGTGGACACGTCCCCGTAGTCTGTCCTCGACCTCGACCTCGACCTCGACCTCGACCTCGACCTCGACCTCGACCTCGACCTCGACCTCGGCCGGCCTGCCGCCGAGCCGTCCCTGAGTTGGGGCGGGCCAGGCCAGCGCTTGCGCTCGACGAGGGTGTCACGCTCGAGCGGCGCGAAGGCGGTCTTTACCGTCAGCATGGCTTCCTCCATGGGGCCACCGGTGCTGATGCCCTTGGTGAGAGCGCAACGTCGATTCTTTGCTCCCAATTGTCTCGAGGAGCTCGAGGACATTGCGCGTGTTCCGATCGAGCCGGTCGAGCTTCCATACGACCACCTCGTCGCCGTCGTCCAGTCAATCGAGTAGCGCAACGAGCTGCGGAAGGGTCACGAGCGTTCCAAAGATCCCTTCGTCGTTATCGACGTACTTCTCGGGGATGGCGGCGGCTGCGATGGCGTCGCGCTGATGGGCGTTGTTCTGCTCCGCTGTGCTGGTCCGGATATAGGCGAAGGTCGTCACTCGGCTGAGGCTAGCGAGTCGTCTCTCAATTCCCGAAGATTCGAGACAGAGCTATGAGACTCAGCACCCGCGCGTGGCGTCTGCTCAGCTCACGGTCTCAATAGGCGATCAAACTGAGATACACGATCACAGCGCCGCACGCGCCGCCAGGCAACCACTAAGGCTGGGACCATGGATGACAGGCAGGTCAACATGAGTTGTCCGCGTGCGGCAGTGCCCAATGCGTAGTCAGCGGTATAGCGTGTCTGCAAAGGCAAATGGATTAGCGGGGACGTTGGTCCATGACGGGAGCAGTCGCCGCGGGACTCTCGCCAGCCAAGGAGGCGATCACTACGACACAGAGCCCACCGGACCCCGGGCCGGCACCCAGCCCCTCCGATAGCTTCGCAGAGTCGGTAGCCGACAGTCGCAGGGGTGATCGATTCCACTATGTCTGGGCGGCCGTCCAGTCCCTAAAACTCTTGGACCAGCAGTCCGAACTCTTTCAGGTTTGGGTCGAGGGAGCGGCTGGGGAACCGGTGCCGGGTGATGAAGTTATCGACCTGGCCGAATACTATGGCGCACGCGAAGCCGTCGACCGGGTGATAGTTCGGCAGCTCAAGTACTCGACTAAGCGAGCCACCAAGGGACTGGGTCTCTCGGAACTCGGCCCGACGTTCCGCAAGTTCTCGCAGATCGAAAGGAGAAAGTACGCCGCACTACGCATTCCGATGACAGCCGACGCAGCGTATGTGGTCACCTCCAACCGCCCGGTCAACCCGTCCCTGCAGAATGCCATTGAGCAGGTCGTGACTGGGAAGCCGATCGGGAAGAACTCGATCGCCTCGAAACTACTCGGGTGGCTGGAGACTGACCAACTGCAGGCAGCGGACTTGCTAGACCGCCTCACTTTCGACGGTGCCGGTTCGGAACTCGCAACGCTACAAGCTCAGCTTCAGGTGCTCACCGCAGAGTTGACCGGAGAGACGGATAGCACCGTTCCGCCCGTTCTCCTTGATCACGTCAGTCGTCGCGCGGCTGGGGACGTCAGCGGGCCCATCGAGGTATCCACGGTCGCGATGGCGTTCGGTGTGACGGTCGAAGATCTCGTCCCGGCCCCGTCTCTCATTCCTCCGTTCGAGGGCACGGTCGCCCGGGTCGCGTACCGGGAGTTGTCGGACATCGTGCTCGGCAGTGCGGGACCGACGATTATCTCCGCGGTTGGAGGGGCCGGGAAGACGACGTTCGCAGCATCACTGCCGACCCTTCTCAAGGAGCGGGCAGTCGTAGTCATCTACGACTGCTTCGGAAACGGCAGTTATCGGGCGCCAGATAAACCGCGCCACCGCCACCGCGATGGCCTGGTTCAGATCGCCTCGGAGCTGGCGGCTCAGGCGCTGAGCGCGCCGATCATCCCCCGCGCGTCGACCGGATCCGCAGAGTATACGAAAGCGTTCGTCCGTCGGCTGCGGGAGGCGCGGCGTCGTCTCGCGGAAAGCGCACCTGGCATCGAGCTGGTAGTCGTGGTGGACGCTGCTGACAATGCTGTGATCGCCGCCGAGGCGCGCGGTGACCAGCCATTCGTGCACGACCTTCTGCAGCTCGACCCCATCGACGGGGTCCACATCGTCGTTACCGCTCGTCCATACCGGGTCGCCCAACTCCGCGCACCGTCTGAGGTTCAGATCCATCAGCTCGCAGAGTTCTCGATTGACGAGACGGAATTGATGCTTCGCGCCGTGCACCCGGGCGCGACCGACAACGACATCGCGGAGTTCCATCGCAGGACTTCAGCGAACCCACGCATCCAGGCTCTGGTGCTGAGCGAGACAGCCACCCTCAGCGAGTGCCTGAGCTCCCTGACGGGGCTGTCCGCCATCGGGGGTGACCCCGTGGCCCAGCTGCTGGGGAAGCAGCTCAACAACGTTATCGAGGCGGCGGGCGGCGACCGTGGCTCCCTCGAGTTCGCGGGGCAACTCCTCGCGACTTTGCGGCCGCGGATCCCGGTCGAGGTAATCGCGTCGCTGACGGGTCGCGATGAGAGCCTAATCCGGAGTTTCGTGTCCGACCTCGGCCGTGGGCTGGTCATCGAAGAGGATGCGGTGCAGTTCCTCGACGAGCCGACTGAAACGTTCTTCCGCAACCTTTACCCGCTCTCAGAGGAGAACGCTGATCGCGTTATCCGGGAGCTAACAGCGTTGTCGTTGTCGAACGGGTACGCGGCGGCGTCCTTACCTCAAGTTTTGTGGGAAGCCGGGCGTTTCCAGGATCTCGCCGCCCTCGCGGTTTCCGAGGAGGGACTGCCTGCCGCGGGTGAGGTCGAGCGGCGTCAGATCGCCCAGCTGCGGACATCGTTCGCGCTTCGCGCCGCGATCCGAGTCGGTGACCCTGCTGCCGTCGTTAACCTGGCAATGCTTGCAGGGGCTGCCGTTGCGAGTTCGGAGCGTCGTTACACGCTGCTGCGCGATCATCCAGACCTCGCGGGAGAGGTTATCGATGGCACAACGCTCGACGAGATTCGAGCGGCCCGCCTGATCCCGACTGAATGGCCGGGGTCGGTCCTCAATAGCGAGGCGGTCATGCTCGCCATGACGGAGGGGCGGCGGGGAGACGCTCTCAACCGACTCCGGGGTGCCCGCGCGGCGATCTCTGCGTGGGTGCAGACCTCGCCGGAGCACCGTGAAGGCAAGCTCGAGCCACGCCACGGGGCAAACATCGCGCTCGCTACGGCTTGGCTTCAGAACGAGGTGTTGGCCGCACGCTATCTCGAGGGTTGGCAGCCGGCGCGGTGGGTGTTCGATCAATCGCGGTCGGTCGCGTCAATCCTGCTGGCCCGTGGGGAGCGGGATCGGGTGGAACGTCTCGGCGTGGCCGCGCGGACATCTTCCCTGAGTCTGGCGATAGCTGCGGAACTTCAGAAGTTGGGATTGCCGCTGTCACGCGACCATGCCGAACGAGCGTGGCGCACGCTGCGCGGGGCGCGCGTAGACATCGACTCCGACGATTTCTCGATGGGAGGGATCTCCGACGCCATCTATAGGGGAGTCGCATGGATCACCGCGTACAGCGTTCGCTCGGGAATTGCGACAGTCCGCCAGGGTCTCAACCTACTCGCCAAGTATCTGCCGAAGACCCCGCCTCGGGGACTCGGTGACTACCACGGAGCTGACAACACCGGACTCCTCTGCGCTTACGCTTTGAGTGCCGCCCTGCGGGGCCGCGCCCTCCAGATCGAAGACCTGGAACCTGCGCGCGACAGTCTCGCCCGCGGCAACCGAGAGGAAGACAACGCCGAGCTGACCCGCCTGCTGCCGTGGCTGCACGGATGGGCCGGTTGGGCTATCGGGCAATCCACCGCGGCCGGCATCCGGAAGCTCCTCGACAGCTACCCTACGGAACGCTCCTCCTACCGAGATCCGATCCTCCTGCGCCGGATCGCTGGCCCGATGACCGCACAGTTGGCTCGGTCTTCGCGCTCGGCCCGTGTCGCAAGCTCGTTCGAGAAAGTCCTCAGGTCGGCGCAAGACCACTCGGGTTTGTTCGTGGCGACAGACATGATCGCATCGCTGCAGGGCGATGCAAGGTTCGTCGACTCCGCCTACGAGTGCGCGGCCGCGTCGGCAGCGAGCGCAGAGGCCGAGCAGCAGACTGCAGATCAGATGGCCGACGACCTTGTTCGTATCGCTCGTGCCATGTGCCTGTTCGACCGGGCAGAAGCGCATGCTTACTTCAGCAAGGCGGTGACGATCGTCTCGCGCGTCGGCGACGACACGTGGCAGCGCTGGGAGTCCATCGTTTCGCTAGCGCGAGGCTCCATCGTCGACGACCCCAACGAGGCCTTTCTGCTGGCAAAACATCTGGCAGACACAGCCGAACGGCTTGAGCCGTACTTGTACAACGGCTTAAACTCCACGAATCTCCTGTCTGCCCTGGAACGGATGGCGGGACCGGGATCACTCGCTATCGCGAGCCAGTGGCGCGATCGGCAGTTCGGATCCTTCGGGTCGCTGATCGGCGCCCTAAGGGCTAACGCTGACGGGGTTCTTGCCGGCCACCCCGAGCTTGGGATTGCGCTCAGCCCGTTCTCGGACGCTGGCGATCTCGGGTACGAGGCGGCCGCGCTCTCCGAGACGGGCTCCCTCACAGATGAACGATTCCGCGCCGTGCAAGAGCTCGCTTGGGCTCGCGGCGGCGAGATCGCAGCGGAGGACGTCGACCCAAGGTGGGCAGAGCAGTATGGCCTGAGGCCGCGCCGACCCCAGCACGATGGAGGCTACGTCAACTCGACCCTGGACGATCCGAGCTGGGAGTCTAAACGCGAGCAGGAGCGCGAGGCCCTGCGCGGGTCACTTCGCCTGTTGGATCTTGGTTCTCAGACCGGCATGGCGGAAGCGGCGGCAGCGATCCACGACGGGCATCATGGTTCGGCTGCGTCGTTCGTGATTGATGAGATAGAACGCCGCCCGAAAAACACCTGGGTGTCGATCCTCGCGGCGTTCTCGAACGAAGATTCGTTCAGCGTCTGGGAGCGTGCCGAGTTCATTCGCCGTGCTAGCCGACTTAATTCTTCGAGTCAGGCGTTTCGAATAGCTCTGCGAACGCTTGGCAACGACTACCTCCTCCGTAGTGCCGCGGATGTGACGTCCGGCGTGTCACTCGGGCTCGAGCTCGGTGTCCTCGCTGCGGTGCTGGGGACAGACGAACGGTCAGTGCTGCTGCGAGCCCTCGAGCTGACCGATGCGGAGGTCGCGGTCGCGTCCGCTGACTCCTGCTACAGATTGGCTGGAGGTGTCGCACCGCTACTCGCTGCTCCCGATGCCGTGCGTGCACTGACGGCAGCGCTCCGCGCGCTGGAAAGCGCCCTCGAGATCGATCCATGGTCGCCAGCAGGCGTCGAGATCCCGACCACTGCCGACGCGGGTTCGGCTGTCGCTGCAACGATCTGGTCGGCGCTGTCAGACCCTCGCGCGTCAACTCGGTGGCGAGCAACTCACGCCGCTCGCTTCCTCATTTCGTTCGGCGCCAGTGACGCGGTACAGGCGCTGACGCTTATGGTCCTTCATGACGCGCCAGTCGGCTTCGCGGACCCC
The sequence above is a segment of the Microcella humidisoli genome. Coding sequences within it:
- a CDS encoding class I SAM-dependent DNA methyltransferase codes for the protein MARLAWNEIQARAAAFAEEWSGETYEKGESQSFWAAFLEVFGINRRRAGGYFEYAVKLDGGRRGFIDMFLPGRLLAEQKSAGRDLNVARGQAFEYLDGLDDHDLPQAVVLSDFASFQHIDLDTRVVTEFALQDLPKHVRLFGPLIEQQSIKAEEASPVNRQAAERMAELHNALETAGYVGHKLELFLVRLVFCLFSEDAGIFEPKQFRDYVRHRTSEDGTDVGPRLSKLFEVLNTPEDQRSKNIDEDLARFPYVNGGLFAEVTAAPDFDANMRFALLLASQPDWRKVSPAIFGAMFQGVMDGDARHELGAHYTSEENILRVIKPLFLDDLYTEFEQARRSQQSAARLAAFHDKIAELNFLDPACGSGNFLIVAYRELRRLEMKVLEAKAKHSTMVFLATDFRVRVEQFYGIEIDEFPAQIARTAMWLTDHQMNTEAAQKIGHDYSRLPLTEGAHIVNANALTTEWSSVIDAHELDFIFGNPPFLGSRTMDRGQKAELKAVANGYPQSGFLDFVTGWYILADRMMEANPAIQTAFVSTNSISQGEQPGILWPRLYQRGNHITFAHRTFRWTNAARGVAAVHCVIVGFARTKREPAQLFDYPDIAGEPVLDLVQSISPYLIAGGEFVVSNRQEQISGAPRMAFGNMPADGGHLLLLPHERDELLAAEPDAAKWILPYIGAKEFLQGNERFTLWLKGISPAQLRAMPLVAARIAATREVRSASARPGLADTPHLFAQITQSPHTTVLAIPRVSSERRPYVPMQFFGPGNVIADSCLAIEGATEDVFALLTSAMHNDWLRTVGGRLESRLRYSKDVVYNNFVLPPISDAERAHLAELGRAVLGARALYPDSTLADLYDPVVMPIELRTAHTAIDAYVDRLYRTEGFGSADERVAHLLELVQEKEARTAKSGLTSPVGGAAD
- a CDS encoding recombinase family protein, whose amino-acid sequence is MVVWKLDRLDRNTRNVLELLETIGSKESTLRSHQGHQHRWPHGGSHADGKDRLRAARA
- a CDS encoding recombinase family protein → MTTFAYIRTSTAEQNNAHQRDAIAAAAIPEKYVDNDEGIFGTLVTLPQLVALLD